The following are encoded in a window of Methanorbis rubei genomic DNA:
- a CDS encoding ATP-binding protein, with product MTPKYIPRITDITLKEALSTSGAVLIEGPKWCGKTWTANHAAASVLYLQDPDKTSSYLQIADTKPSLLLAGETPRLIDEWQMAPVLWDAVRFSVDQRQKTGQFILTGSASPQDNLVQHTGTGRISRIFMRPMSLFESGESDGSVSLSSLFAGNTNISGISSLDIRQLAFTIARGGWPASVTGSEKTALKRAVDYTEAVINYDISNVDGVEKNPMRVRALLRSLARNTGTMATITTIKSDMATDEESISEKTISGYINALKRIFVIEEQPAWSPALRSKTAIRTSSKRHFVDPSIAAAVLRATPKRLLEDFNTFGILFESLCIRDLRIYASAIDGEVFHYHDRNDLEADAIIQLRDGRWGAVEVKLGSRSIDEAAKNLQKLQSKINAEKMYEPSFLLVLTDGEFAYRRDDGVYVVPIGCLKD from the coding sequence ATGACGCCAAAATATATTCCTCGAATTACTGATATCACTCTTAAAGAGGCTCTATCCACCTCCGGAGCAGTGCTTATCGAAGGGCCAAAATGGTGCGGAAAAACATGGACCGCAAACCATGCAGCAGCAAGTGTACTCTACTTGCAGGACCCTGACAAAACATCCTCATATCTTCAGATAGCTGACACCAAACCATCACTCCTTCTTGCGGGCGAAACCCCGCGTCTCATTGATGAATGGCAGATGGCACCAGTTCTCTGGGATGCAGTTCGTTTTTCAGTTGATCAACGGCAAAAAACCGGCCAGTTTATTTTGACCGGTTCTGCATCCCCACAGGACAATCTGGTTCAGCACACCGGAACTGGCAGAATATCTCGGATCTTCATGCGTCCGATGAGCCTGTTTGAATCTGGGGAATCAGATGGATCTGTCTCCCTCTCCTCCCTCTTTGCTGGAAATACAAACATTTCCGGCATATCCTCCCTTGATATCAGACAGCTTGCCTTCACCATTGCCCGCGGAGGTTGGCCTGCCTCGGTAACAGGTTCGGAAAAAACCGCATTGAAACGAGCTGTTGATTACACGGAAGCAGTAATCAACTATGACATTTCAAATGTTGACGGTGTGGAAAAAAATCCGATGCGTGTGCGGGCATTGCTGCGTTCACTCGCCCGAAATACAGGAACAATGGCGACAATAACAACCATAAAAAGTGATATGGCCACAGATGAAGAAAGCATCTCCGAAAAAACCATATCAGGATATATCAATGCTCTCAAACGTATTTTTGTGATTGAAGAACAACCTGCGTGGAGTCCTGCACTTCGATCGAAAACAGCCATCCGTACATCGTCGAAACGGCATTTTGTGGATCCTTCCATTGCAGCAGCGGTTCTAAGGGCAACCCCAAAACGACTTCTGGAAGATTTCAATACCTTTGGAATTTTGTTTGAATCATTGTGCATACGGGATCTCCGCATTTATGCATCAGCAATTGATGGAGAGGTGTTTCATTATCATGACAGAAATGATCTGGAAGCGGATGCCATCATCCAGCTGCGGGATGGCAGATGGGGTGCGGTTGAGGTAAAACTCGGATCACGTTCGATCGATGAAGCTGCAAAAAATCTCCAAAAGCTGCAAAGTAAAATCAATGCAGAGAAAATGTATGAGCCATCATTTTTGCTTGTACTTACAGATGGCGAGTTCGCCTATCGTCGTGATGATGGTGTATATGTAGTTCCAATTGGATGTCTGAAAGATTGA
- a CDS encoding beta-ribofuranosylaminobenzene 5'-phosphate synthase, which yields MLIKTPSRLHIALIDLNGSYARIDGGIGLTLESPQFILEAEPSDATTIEFAKNIPECLEMPACIGKVTAAAEKIISHFSLEEGYHFTVHQLYPAHSGLGSGTQMSLAAGKLITEHIGQNVSSVELATIIGRGGTSGIGVHAFDHGGFIADGGHSCKEKKTFMPSSASDAKPPILLGRYEFPEDWGVLLAIPGSGACFSGKEELDIFQTHCPLPRHDVEQVSHLVFMNLIPFLLEKDIESFGFVLDQIQTTGFNKVELTLQPPEITGLMNAMRDAGAYGVGLSSFGPTVFTVYDRSNQDIVTATQEYLGDDGIVITTKAQNHGAEIIR from the coding sequence ATGCTCATCAAAACCCCATCCAGACTGCACATCGCCTTAATCGATCTGAACGGCTCCTACGCACGAATCGACGGAGGAATCGGACTCACTCTTGAAAGCCCGCAGTTCATCCTCGAAGCAGAACCATCTGACGCCACCACCATCGAGTTCGCCAAAAATATTCCCGAGTGTCTTGAGATGCCAGCCTGCATTGGAAAAGTCACCGCTGCCGCAGAAAAAATCATCTCCCACTTCTCGCTCGAAGAAGGCTATCACTTCACCGTTCATCAACTCTATCCTGCTCACTCAGGCCTTGGCTCCGGCACCCAGATGTCCTTGGCCGCCGGAAAACTCATCACCGAACATATCGGACAAAACGTCTCCAGCGTAGAACTTGCAACTATCATCGGACGCGGCGGAACCTCAGGCATTGGTGTTCATGCCTTCGACCACGGAGGATTCATCGCCGACGGGGGGCACAGCTGTAAAGAAAAGAAAACCTTCATGCCCTCGTCCGCCTCTGACGCCAAACCCCCCATCCTTCTCGGCCGCTACGAATTTCCCGAAGACTGGGGCGTCCTCCTCGCAATACCAGGCAGCGGGGCATGCTTCAGCGGCAAAGAAGAGCTCGACATCTTCCAGACCCACTGCCCGCTCCCGAGGCACGATGTCGAACAGGTATCCCATCTCGTCTTCATGAACCTCATCCCCTTCCTGCTCGAAAAAGACATCGAGTCCTTCGGTTTTGTCCTTGATCAGATCCAGACAACCGGCTTCAACAAAGTCGAACTCACCCTTCAACCGCCGGAGATCACAGGCCTCATGAACGCCATGCGGGATGCCGGAGCCTATGGGGTCGGTCTCAGTTCCTTTGGACCAACCGTGTTCACTGTCTACGACCGGTCCAATCAGGATATCGTTACAGCAACTCAGGAGTATCTCGGCGATGACGGTATCGTCATCACCACTAAAGCCCAGAACCATGGGGCAGAAATTATTAGATAA
- a CDS encoding pentapeptide repeat-containing protein — protein sequence MKDKGEERRKPNQEHYEKLKGHITGGDIEGWNGWYREYMINMGSKKLDIGAYLEEGNFEEEDLQKVQLHYAHLGGAKFGEANLCNAELVGAHMQNSDLVCAQLRKTGLNEVDLTEAKMWDADLEGASLERSILDDANLNCANLKNAKLHSASLKKTNLTYAELQSVDLSKAHAERADFSYAHLEGAELVGTYLQGAIFTHAFVDSETLIIGDPNEIVDDDTDFTGVGLSVARIDPKLRTRLERNIRKKQWEEWYEYPHIYWFLIKIIIYIESIHLKKLPQDINTDKSEKDTKPAVISFNENGVNITVNYQSEFDGHKWIYKFDRVIRPFVNIPVKVFWWLSDYGSKTTRILGAFVGLNLLFTALYLWVVPLLPTIRQGAEPMFQELMFNNTTIVDPAAAFIQSNLIVFSITDVATSNLDYIPMAFVLVHIVLGYVLLAALVTRFAIMFQSLSP from the coding sequence ATGAAGGACAAAGGGGAAGAGAGAAGAAAGCCTAATCAGGAACATTACGAGAAACTGAAAGGGCACATTACTGGTGGAGATATTGAAGGGTGGAATGGTTGGTATCGTGAATATATGATAAATATGGGCTCCAAAAAACTGGATATAGGGGCATATTTAGAAGAAGGGAACTTCGAAGAAGAAGATCTTCAAAAAGTACAGCTCCATTATGCTCATCTGGGAGGAGCAAAATTTGGAGAGGCAAATCTATGCAATGCTGAGTTGGTGGGTGCCCATATGCAAAATTCAGATCTAGTGTGTGCGCAACTCCGCAAAACAGGACTTAATGAGGTGGATCTCACTGAAGCAAAAATGTGGGATGCTGATCTAGAGGGAGCTTCCCTTGAAAGATCCATCTTAGATGATGCAAATTTAAATTGTGCAAATTTAAAAAATGCCAAATTACATAGTGCTTCTCTCAAGAAAACTAACTTGACATATGCAGAATTACAGAGTGTTGATCTTTCTAAGGCACACGCGGAGAGAGCAGATTTCTCATATGCACATCTCGAAGGGGCAGAATTGGTGGGTACATATTTACAAGGAGCTATATTCACCCATGCCTTTGTCGACAGTGAAACCTTGATCATCGGAGATCCGAATGAGATAGTTGATGATGACACAGATTTTACTGGGGTTGGACTTTCAGTCGCTAGAATAGATCCCAAATTACGCACTCGTTTGGAGCGTAATATCAGAAAGAAACAGTGGGAGGAATGGTATGAATATCCACATATTTACTGGTTTCTAATCAAGATAATAATCTACATTGAATCTATCCATCTAAAAAAACTCCCTCAAGACATAAATACTGATAAATCAGAGAAAGATACCAAACCAGCAGTAATCTCTTTCAATGAAAATGGGGTAAACATAACAGTTAACTATCAAAGTGAATTTGATGGACACAAATGGATATACAAATTTGATCGGGTAATAAGACCATTCGTCAATATTCCAGTTAAGGTATTCTGGTGGCTTTCAGATTACGGCAGCAAAACAACCCGCATATTAGGTGCATTCGTCGGTTTAAACCTGCTCTTCACCGCACTTTATCTCTGGGTAGTGCCACTTCTCCCAACCATCAGACAAGGAGCAGAACCAATGTTTCAGGAACTGATGTTCAACAACACAACCATCGTGGACCCCGCCGCAGCTTTTATTCAATCCAATCTGATCGTCTTCAGCATCACTGATGTTGCGACTAGCAATCTGGACTACATTCCTATGGCATTCGTTCTAGTCCATATCGTCCTTGGCTATGTCCTCCTCGCGGCCCTTGTCACCCGTTTCGCCATCATGTTCCAGAGCTTAAGTCCCTGA
- a CDS encoding ribbon-helix-helix protein, CopG family has protein sequence MTEAVTITLPPEIVRKLDKLREDEGTSYEDVISRVLDYFMDADNYVTEEERQEILAALADVEAGNYYTSEEVDAMLQAKIE, from the coding sequence ATGACTGAGGCGGTCACCATTACTCTTCCCCCAGAAATTGTGCGGAAACTGGACAAACTCAGAGAGGACGAGGGGACGAGCTATGAGGATGTCATCTCACGAGTCCTTGATTACTTTATGGATGCAGACAACTATGTCACTGAAGAGGAACGGCAGGAGATCCTTGCAGCATTGGCAGATGTTGAAGCGGGGAATTACTATACCTCTGAAGAAGTTGACGCAATGCTTCAGGCTAAAATCGAATGA
- a CDS encoding type II toxin-antitoxin system RelE family toxin, whose amino-acid sequence MRFVYRLIYTSQAVKYLDSLEISTAFRIRDKIKSILMDPWRYTEPLVDMDGLRKLRVGDYRIVLSIDREQVIVTIINIGHRKNIYK is encoded by the coding sequence ATGAGATTCGTATATCGTCTCATTTATACATCCCAAGCAGTAAAATATTTGGACAGTCTTGAGATATCTACTGCATTTCGGATCCGGGATAAAATCAAGAGTATTCTTATGGATCCTTGGCGATATACCGAACCTCTGGTCGACATGGACGGATTGCGTAAACTCAGGGTCGGTGATTATCGAATAGTTCTCTCCATAGATCGTGAACAGGTGATAGTTACTATCATCAACATCGGTCACCGAAAAAATATCTATAAGTGA
- a CDS encoding winged helix-turn-helix transcriptional regulator has protein sequence MKSDLLHRIGIMVLVILILFSAAVVLFFAEGGEIRGINHDPNNSKTSLDSQGIVFEVVEEEIVPIYDGTEIKTIELWQMPPKEILRRLIVFPMGYIPPITGQLITFFISCLGLAFIILFHRETRKKDHQDSERPEKILTYITENPGRSIQQIVNGTNIPRSSLRHHLRTTRMKSQIQEFTYCKNPHYFSREKSYTDIEKLVLAVLSSESERPVFIELFNNPKATKQDLAERLNVSESAAHWHLKRLNAAELLVVETDRGQNRYRLSVDAEKTYRKFLQIEAAARAG, from the coding sequence ATGAAAAGCGATCTGCTGCACAGAATTGGAATTATGGTGCTTGTAATACTGATTCTCTTCAGTGCAGCAGTTGTTCTATTTTTCGCAGAGGGAGGGGAGATTCGCGGAATTAATCATGATCCGAACAATTCCAAAACGTCCTTGGACTCCCAAGGAATTGTTTTTGAAGTGGTTGAAGAAGAGATTGTTCCCATTTATGATGGAACAGAGATTAAAACCATCGAACTGTGGCAGATGCCTCCAAAGGAGATTCTCAGAAGACTCATTGTGTTTCCTATGGGATACATCCCACCCATTACAGGACAACTCATCACCTTCTTCATCTCTTGCCTCGGTCTTGCATTCATCATCCTCTTCCATCGTGAAACCAGGAAAAAAGATCATCAGGATAGCGAACGTCCGGAAAAAATTCTCACCTACATCACCGAAAATCCCGGCCGGTCCATACAACAAATCGTCAACGGAACAAATATTCCCCGCAGCAGTCTCCGTCATCATCTCAGAACAACACGGATGAAGAGTCAGATCCAAGAGTTCACATACTGCAAAAACCCGCATTATTTTTCCAGGGAAAAATCCTACACCGATATTGAGAAGCTGGTGCTTGCTGTACTTTCCAGCGAAAGCGAGAGACCGGTATTCATAGAGCTGTTCAACAATCCGAAAGCAACCAAACAGGATCTCGCAGAACGCCTGAATGTCAGCGAAAGTGCAGCGCACTGGCATCTCAAAAGACTGAATGCCGCTGAACTGCTGGTGGTTGAAACTGACAGAGGTCAGAACCGCTACCGTTTGTCCGTGGACGCAGAAAAAACATACAGGAAATTCCTTCAGATAGAAGCAGCCGCACGGGCAGGATAA
- a CDS encoding thioredoxin domain-containing protein, which translates to MPNHLSDQKSPYLLQHATNPVDWYPWGPEAFAKAKAEGKPIFLSIGYSTCHWCHVMESESFEDPEVAAVLNEEFVSIKVDREERPDIDAVYMNVCQAMTGSGGWPLTILMTADQKPFFAGTYLPKHAKFGKPGLLEFLPEVLGLWKKDRDQILSAADEVAAFAAKAAAGRPGAVSKSLLRSAVGQFRQSFDSGNGGFGPAPKFPMPHNLLFLMRYFEVEHDAFARSMAEKTLTQMARGGICDQVGGGFSRYSTDGSWLVPHFEKMLYDNALLAYSYAEMFRLTKSSFFKNVGIEIFSYVLRELQSPEGGFFCGQDADSEGVEGRFYLFSRSEVLDVLGPDDGSEFCDWFGILEHGMVEGKSVPNLLGNAEFAKQTPHMAVLRKKMYDYRRDRSKLLTDDKVLTSWNALMISAFAKGYRVFGNEEYLAAAVRCREFVDQYLRDADGRLFVRYRDGEAAVAGQLSDYAFYSWSLLELYAANFDASCLLDAVFLAEKMVELFSDEENGGLFLYAFDAEQLIGRPKEVYDGAMPSGNSAAALVFVRLFRLTGDVRWQEIAEQQLSFAAGVAERYPAGYCLLLLAMLERLYPAGEVVCCSAGDGILWDVLEFSEASHAAVLVKSASSADALAGVAPFTAAYPIPESGMMLYFCRDGMCSAPVGSVEKLRELIAGR; encoded by the coding sequence ATGCCCAATCATCTTTCTGATCAGAAATCTCCGTATCTTTTGCAGCATGCCACCAATCCGGTCGACTGGTATCCATGGGGGCCGGAGGCTTTTGCGAAAGCAAAGGCCGAAGGGAAACCAATTTTTCTGAGCATCGGCTACTCGACCTGCCACTGGTGTCATGTGATGGAGAGTGAGTCGTTTGAGGATCCCGAGGTTGCTGCGGTTTTGAACGAGGAATTTGTTTCGATCAAGGTGGATCGTGAGGAGCGGCCTGATATTGATGCAGTATATATGAATGTGTGCCAGGCGATGACGGGTTCTGGCGGCTGGCCGCTGACGATTCTGATGACTGCTGATCAGAAGCCGTTTTTTGCCGGAACTTATCTGCCGAAGCATGCGAAGTTCGGGAAGCCCGGACTTCTGGAGTTTCTGCCTGAGGTGCTCGGGCTGTGGAAAAAGGACCGCGATCAGATTCTTTCTGCGGCTGATGAGGTTGCAGCGTTTGCTGCAAAGGCGGCCGCCGGTCGCCCGGGAGCTGTGAGTAAGAGTCTTCTGCGGTCTGCGGTTGGGCAGTTCCGGCAGAGTTTTGATTCCGGAAACGGGGGTTTTGGTCCGGCTCCGAAGTTTCCGATGCCGCATAATCTGTTGTTTCTGATGCGGTATTTTGAGGTTGAGCATGATGCGTTTGCGAGGTCGATGGCTGAGAAGACGTTGACGCAGATGGCCCGCGGCGGGATTTGTGATCAGGTTGGCGGAGGATTTTCGCGGTACTCGACGGATGGTTCCTGGCTTGTTCCGCATTTTGAGAAGATGTTGTATGATAATGCTCTTCTTGCGTATTCGTACGCGGAGATGTTTCGTCTGACGAAGAGTTCTTTTTTCAAGAATGTTGGGATTGAAATTTTTTCGTATGTTCTGCGGGAGCTTCAGAGTCCTGAAGGCGGATTTTTCTGCGGGCAGGACGCGGATAGTGAGGGGGTTGAGGGGAGGTTCTATCTGTTTTCCCGCTCAGAGGTTCTGGATGTTCTGGGTCCTGATGACGGATCTGAGTTCTGCGATTGGTTTGGGATTTTGGAGCACGGGATGGTTGAGGGGAAGAGTGTGCCAAATCTTTTGGGGAATGCGGAGTTTGCGAAGCAAACTCCGCATATGGCTGTCCTGCGGAAAAAAATGTACGATTATCGGAGAGACCGTTCGAAACTGTTGACTGATGATAAGGTGCTGACTTCGTGGAATGCTCTGATGATTTCTGCGTTTGCGAAAGGTTACCGGGTTTTTGGAAACGAGGAGTATCTTGCGGCAGCCGTTCGCTGCCGGGAGTTTGTTGATCAATATCTACGGGATGCTGACGGACGTCTGTTTGTCCGGTACCGGGATGGTGAGGCCGCAGTTGCCGGACAGCTTTCGGATTATGCGTTTTATTCCTGGTCGCTTCTTGAGTTGTATGCGGCGAATTTTGATGCTTCGTGTCTTTTGGATGCTGTTTTTCTGGCGGAAAAAATGGTTGAGCTGTTTTCTGATGAGGAAAACGGCGGTCTGTTTTTGTATGCGTTCGATGCTGAGCAGTTGATCGGGCGGCCGAAGGAGGTGTATGATGGCGCAATGCCTTCGGGAAATTCTGCGGCGGCTCTGGTGTTTGTGCGGCTTTTCCGTCTGACTGGTGATGTACGATGGCAGGAGATTGCGGAGCAGCAGCTTTCGTTTGCTGCGGGAGTTGCGGAGCGGTATCCTGCCGGGTACTGTCTTTTGCTTCTTGCGATGCTTGAGAGGTTGTACCCTGCGGGCGAGGTTGTGTGTTGTTCTGCTGGTGATGGGATTTTATGGGATGTTTTGGAATTTTCTGAAGCGTCGCATGCTGCTGTTCTGGTGAAGAGTGCGTCTTCTGCTGATGCTCTTGCGGGGGTCGCGCCATTTACTGCTGCGTATCCTATTCCTGAGAGTGGAATGATGCTGTACTTCTGTCGTGATGGGATGTGTTCTGCTCCGGTCGGGAGTGTAGAAAAGTTGAGGGAGTTGATCGCGGGGCGGTGA
- a CDS encoding MFS transporter, translated as MFGSDKPFVPGKWTLIVLLLAAMPALLGTAAVAPALPLISAAFPDVSETMISFIITLPPLATALSGFLVGAISDKYGRKKVLLVSLALFGFAGVSGFFLDSVTAIIFWRMWLGIGLAGLMPTVTTLLTEYYDGPTRARYLGYMSAAMGVGGLVMQTGSGILAEISWREPFLIYLFGILVIPLVFFFIKEPKREEETESEYDDSLHIRVSRPTKLDIKPVLIVYVTLFLSLIMMYLVSSKIAYLLMQTADVSTTVCGLVLGLCALFSAVSSYSFWRFARRFTSLQMFSLMFLMEGLGLFVIGTAVSVPVIALGAAIVGFGLGLGTPTGAMWLSSITPQKYLGKIMGGQIVAVYFGVFASSFVGAELLALTGTYQGLFLTIGVVGVVIGVVYWIAAGFFRGRRSGV; from the coding sequence ATGTTTGGCTCCGACAAACCATTTGTCCCGGGAAAATGGACGCTCATTGTTCTGCTGCTTGCAGCAATGCCGGCCCTTCTTGGGACCGCAGCGGTGGCTCCGGCACTTCCCTTGATCAGTGCCGCGTTTCCCGATGTGTCGGAGACAATGATCTCATTCATCATCACGCTTCCTCCTCTTGCAACCGCTCTGTCGGGTTTTCTTGTCGGTGCCATCTCTGACAAGTACGGGCGCAAAAAAGTTCTTCTGGTGAGTCTTGCCCTGTTCGGATTTGCAGGAGTTTCCGGATTTTTCCTTGACTCGGTTACGGCAATTATCTTCTGGCGGATGTGGCTTGGCATTGGACTCGCAGGTCTCATGCCGACAGTGACAACGCTTCTGACCGAGTACTATGACGGGCCTACCCGTGCACGCTACTTAGGATACATGTCTGCTGCGATGGGAGTAGGTGGCCTTGTGATGCAGACCGGCAGCGGAATTCTTGCAGAGATCTCCTGGCGTGAACCGTTCCTGATTTATCTGTTCGGCATTCTGGTGATCCCTCTGGTATTCTTTTTCATCAAGGAACCAAAGCGTGAGGAAGAGACCGAGTCAGAGTATGATGATAGCTTACATATCAGAGTCAGCAGGCCGACGAAACTCGATATCAAGCCGGTGCTGATAGTGTATGTGACGCTGTTTCTTTCGCTGATCATGATGTATCTGGTTTCGTCGAAAATTGCGTATCTCCTGATGCAGACTGCGGATGTTTCGACAACGGTCTGCGGTCTGGTCCTTGGTCTCTGTGCTCTCTTCAGTGCGGTTTCGAGTTACTCGTTCTGGCGGTTTGCAAGAAGGTTCACTTCTCTTCAGATGTTTTCGCTGATGTTTCTGATGGAGGGGCTGGGTTTGTTCGTGATCGGAACTGCGGTCAGTGTGCCAGTCATTGCCCTTGGTGCAGCGATTGTTGGTTTCGGTCTTGGTCTTGGAACACCGACCGGAGCGATGTGGCTGTCTTCGATTACGCCGCAAAAATATCTGGGCAAGATCATGGGAGGACAGATTGTCGCGGTCTACTTTGGTGTGTTCGCGTCGTCGTTTGTCGGAGCCGAACTTCTTGCGCTGACCGGAACCTATCAGGGTCTCTTCCTTACGATTGGTGTTGTTGGTGTGGTGATTGGTGTTGTCTACTGGATTGCCGCGGGATTTTTCCGCGGCAGGCGGTCGGGTGTTTGA
- a CDS encoding DNA topoisomerase IV subunit A codes for MSEPNARDVATKKRLMEIAQVWYDQMGAGDVPSITLPTRTKYNLAFDDSSEVWTYGSKESTRNAGTAKSAIHMLKMAYVMGFIKMQLAENRSSTLREMYYISEGWKQAKFNAQNESNYLIEDLEIITNLQREFFHMRPEEDGASIFGPIRVRENTRRGMKEIHCQDDVGEAGYHIPNNVDNVELVDHDASCVIAIETGGMFSRLQENGFDEEYNTILLHLSGQPSRATRRMLKRMNEEMNIPVVVFTDGDPWSYRIYASVAYGSIKAAHMSELLATPAAKFVGVKPSDIRDYNLPADKLSEQDVAALRAELSDPRFDNDFWRKEINLQLEMGLKSEQQAFASHGLDFVTKEYLPNMLSEMGVLKR; via the coding sequence ATGTCTGAACCAAATGCGCGTGATGTCGCGACAAAGAAACGGCTGATGGAAATTGCCCAGGTCTGGTATGACCAGATGGGGGCCGGAGATGTGCCGTCGATTACTCTGCCGACGAGGACGAAGTATAATCTTGCGTTCGATGATTCGTCCGAGGTGTGGACCTACGGCTCAAAAGAGAGTACCAGAAACGCGGGAACGGCAAAGTCTGCTATTCATATGCTGAAGATGGCGTATGTGATGGGGTTCATCAAGATGCAGCTTGCGGAAAACCGTTCTTCAACACTCAGAGAGATGTATTACATCTCGGAAGGCTGGAAGCAGGCGAAGTTCAATGCCCAGAACGAGAGTAATTATCTTATTGAGGATCTGGAGATCATTACGAACCTTCAGCGCGAGTTTTTCCATATGCGTCCTGAGGAGGACGGGGCTTCGATTTTTGGGCCGATCCGGGTTCGGGAAAATACCCGCCGCGGGATGAAGGAGATTCACTGTCAGGATGACGTAGGCGAGGCAGGCTATCATATTCCGAATAATGTGGATAATGTGGAGCTGGTGGATCATGATGCCTCGTGCGTTATCGCGATTGAGACTGGTGGTATGTTTTCGCGTCTGCAGGAGAACGGGTTTGATGAGGAATACAACACGATTCTTCTGCATTTAAGCGGCCAGCCGTCGCGTGCGACGCGGCGGATGCTGAAGCGGATGAATGAGGAGATGAACATCCCGGTGGTTGTTTTCACTGACGGGGATCCCTGGTCGTATCGTATTTATGCGTCTGTGGCTTATGGCTCGATTAAGGCGGCTCATATGTCTGAGCTTCTGGCAACTCCTGCGGCGAAGTTTGTCGGGGTGAAGCCTTCTGATATTCGGGATTATAATCTTCCTGCTGATAAGCTGAGTGAACAGGATGTTGCGGCGCTTCGGGCTGAACTTTCTGATCCGCGGTTTGATAATGATTTCTGGCGAAAGGAGATCAATCTTCAGCTTGAGATGGGGCTGAAGTCTGAACAGCAGGCGTTCGCGAGTCATGGTCTCGATTTCGTGACGAAGGAGTATCTGCCGAATATGTTGTCTGAGATGGGCGTGCTGAAGAGGTAA